In one window of Methanoculleus chikugoensis DNA:
- a CDS encoding tRNA (cytidine(56)-2'-O)-methyltransferase, which produces MPEVAVLRIGHRPERDQRVTTHVGLAARALGARGMYLAADDPGVAASITDVADRWGGDFFIENDVKWRRCIQDWKAAGGKVAHLTMYGLRMTDVIDEIRAEERVLVVVGAEKVPGDIYGLADYNVSVTTQPHSEISSLALFLDHLFEGRELNREYPDAKIRIEPAKAGKKTVER; this is translated from the coding sequence ATGCCCGAAGTAGCCGTGCTCCGGATAGGCCACCGGCCCGAACGCGACCAGCGGGTGACGACCCACGTCGGGCTCGCGGCGCGGGCGCTCGGTGCCCGGGGGATGTACCTCGCCGCAGACGACCCCGGTGTCGCTGCGAGCATAACGGACGTGGCAGACCGGTGGGGAGGAGACTTCTTCATCGAGAACGACGTGAAGTGGCGGCGGTGTATCCAGGACTGGAAGGCCGCCGGCGGCAAGGTCGCCCACCTCACGATGTACGGGCTCCGGATGACCGACGTCATCGACGAGATCCGCGCAGAGGAGCGGGTGCTCGTCGTGGTGGGGGCAGAGAAGGTGCCGGGCGACATCTACGGGCTCGCCGACTACAACGTCTCGGTGACGACCCAGCCTCACTCCGAGATATCGAGCCTCGCCCTCTTCCTCGACCACCTCTTCGAGGGGAGGGAACTCAACCGGGAGTACCCGGACGCGAAGATCCGGATCGAACCGGCAAAAGCAGGCAAGAAGACGGTGGAGCGGTGA
- a CDS encoding heparan-alpha-glucosaminide N-acetyltransferase, which produces MSGERYWEIDLARGGAVVTMIVFHSAFDLNFFGVLPLNVSGGFLRMLAYLTASTFIFLVGVSFTISYARASRRLDGRGLTLKYVRRGLTIFSYGLAITAVTRLFLPNVYIVFGILHFIGIAILLAPFFVRLDPERLIITSIAFLIAGYAASLVSGPWPLLWLGIRPESFASLDYVPLLPWFGLVLVGMACGHLFYPDGVRGFTLRMAEPAAARPLSILGRHSLLIYFLHQPVILLLIAVLAPDAVTGFS; this is translated from the coding sequence ATGTCGGGGGAGCGCTACTGGGAGATCGACCTCGCCCGGGGCGGCGCCGTCGTGACGATGATCGTCTTCCACTCGGCCTTCGATCTCAACTTCTTCGGCGTCCTGCCGCTCAACGTCTCCGGCGGGTTTCTCCGGATGCTCGCCTACCTGACCGCATCGACGTTCATCTTCCTCGTCGGGGTCTCCTTCACCATCAGCTACGCCCGGGCTTCGCGGCGGCTTGACGGGCGCGGCCTCACGCTCAAGTATGTCCGGCGCGGCCTCACCATCTTCAGCTACGGTCTCGCCATCACCGCCGTCACCCGGCTATTTCTACCGAACGTCTACATCGTCTTCGGCATCCTGCACTTCATCGGGATCGCGATCCTCCTCGCACCGTTCTTCGTCCGGCTCGATCCAGAGAGACTCATCATCACGAGCATCGCCTTCCTCATCGCAGGCTATGCGGCAAGCCTCGTCTCCGGCCCGTGGCCGCTCCTCTGGCTCGGCATCCGGCCGGAATCCTTCGCGAGCCTCGATTACGTCCCGCTCCTCCCCTGGTTCGGCCTCGTCCTGGTCGGGATGGCCTGCGGGCATCTCTTCTATCCGGACGGTGTGCGAGGGTTCACGCTCCGGATGGCGGAGCCGGCGGCAGCCCGTCCTCTCTCGATCCTCGGCCGGCACTCACTCCTGATCTACTTCCTGCACCAGCCGGTTATCCTCCTCCTGATCGCGGTCCTCGCGCCGGACGCGGTGACGGGGTTCTCATGA
- a CDS encoding YkgJ family cysteine cluster protein — protein MACRCCQCGSCCSNMGNVHTVIEERGNYIFVVRNAYSGDVKEVRIDPDKIALFEDESSIAELPDACPFLRFETPRDSPDPFHGNVAFDGKTGKAWCTVHLTRPEICRDYCCWRLLILDSQGKRAGRVMYRTTFLPDTDELRRLWERVQPTLNGLSGTEWDDAVIDILTAAGYRVRR, from the coding sequence ATGGCGTGTAGGTGCTGCCAGTGCGGCAGTTGCTGCAGCAACATGGGAAACGTCCACACGGTCATCGAAGAGCGCGGCAACTACATCTTCGTCGTCCGCAACGCCTACAGCGGGGACGTGAAGGAGGTGCGGATCGACCCGGACAAGATCGCCCTCTTCGAGGATGAGAGCAGCATCGCGGAACTGCCGGACGCATGCCCCTTCCTGAGGTTCGAAACCCCCCGGGATTCTCCTGATCCGTTCCATGGGAACGTCGCATTTGACGGGAAGACGGGAAAGGCATGGTGCACCGTCCACCTGACGCGCCCCGAGATCTGCCGCGATTACTGCTGCTGGCGTCTCCTCATCCTCGATTCGCAGGGCAAAAGGGCCGGGCGCGTGATGTACCGGACAACATTCCTCCCGGACACCGACGAACTCCGCCGGCTCTGGGAACGGGTGCAACCGACCCTGAACGGGCTCTCCGGCACCGAATGGGACGATGCCGTCATCGATATTCTCACGGCGGCCGGATACCGTGTCCGCCGGTAA
- the tfe gene encoding transcription factor E, protein MVSVTELLNDPAINAYILRMIGEEGIELLRRFPEEGEHSDEELAEMTGVNLNTVRHTLYTLYEQRLAEYRRLKNSETGWLTYLWHLRLDRLHDVLEEQVRDVLEHLDARLAYEEKNDFYMCRNCSVIYTFTDAANWNFECPNCEEMLEHFDNELIAAALRKRIDRIKESLGSA, encoded by the coding sequence ATGGTATCCGTCACTGAACTGTTGAACGATCCGGCAATCAACGCCTATATTCTGCGCATGATCGGGGAAGAGGGAATCGAACTTCTCAGGCGGTTCCCTGAAGAAGGAGAGCACAGTGACGAGGAACTTGCCGAAATGACCGGTGTCAACCTCAACACCGTCCGCCATACCCTTTACACGCTCTATGAGCAGCGCCTCGCCGAGTACCGGCGACTGAAGAACTCCGAGACCGGCTGGCTCACCTACCTCTGGCACCTCCGCCTCGACCGTCTCCACGATGTGCTCGAGGAGCAGGTCCGGGATGTGCTCGAACATCTCGACGCCCGGCTCGCCTACGAGGAGAAGAACGACTTTTACATGTGCAGGAACTGCAGCGTCATCTACACCTTCACGGACGCGGCGAACTGGAACTTCGAGTGTCCGAACTGCGAGGAGATGCTCGAACATTTCGACAACGAACTCATCGCCGCCGCCCTCAGGAAGAGAATCGACAGGATCAAGGAGAGCCTCGGGAGTGCGTGA
- a CDS encoding HDIG domain-containing metalloprotein, which produces MREEDCIDLLRGAGCSDGVIAHCRAVRDLALAYASDPLVDRDLVETGALLHDIGRGVTHDLRHAEVGGEMCRSFGLDEAVAAIVERHIGAGLTADESSLLGLAPRDCMPCTLEEKIVAHADNLVKGTRAIALEERLQHAIALPRRQRKRVCRLAQEMELFR; this is translated from the coding sequence GTGCGTGAAGAGGACTGCATCGATCTCCTCAGGGGGGCGGGCTGTTCCGACGGGGTCATCGCACACTGCCGGGCGGTGCGCGACCTTGCGCTCGCCTACGCGTCCGACCCCCTGGTCGACCGCGACCTGGTCGAGACCGGCGCCCTTCTGCACGATATCGGCCGGGGGGTGACGCACGACCTCCGCCACGCCGAGGTGGGCGGCGAGATGTGCCGGTCGTTCGGCCTTGACGAGGCAGTCGCCGCCATCGTCGAGCGGCACATCGGGGCCGGGCTGACGGCCGACGAGTCTTCGCTGCTGGGTCTCGCCCCGCGCGACTGCATGCCCTGCACGCTCGAAGAGAAGATCGTCGCCCACGCGGACAACCTGGTGAAGGGAACCCGCGCCATCGCGCTCGAAGAGCGGCTGCAGCACGCAATTGCCCTCCCGCGAAGGCAGAGGAAGCGGGTCTGCAGGCTCGCGCAGGAGATGGAACTTTTCAGATAA
- a CDS encoding HAD family hydrolase encodes MQAPYGTRHTAVEAVLCDMDNTLFDLIGAKREACRCVVDYLGTGDPESLFSQFLRGIHGFEDHENIRDYLESLGVYEERAFEVCCRTYEDVKLSLVEAYPGVEETLRCLRDAGIALAVVTDAESSQAHRRLEKTGLIDYFETVVTPEVSGRRKPEPDSLVYALRRLDAAPARAMMVGDSLVRDIAPGRDLGMVTAFAAYGDWRDGSVAEITADIVLAEFGELTDHLGITGR; translated from the coding sequence ATGCAGGCACCTTACGGCACTCGGCATACCGCGGTAGAGGCGGTCCTCTGCGACATGGATAACACCCTCTTTGACCTTATCGGAGCGAAGCGGGAGGCATGCCGGTGCGTGGTCGACTACCTCGGAACCGGCGACCCTGAATCGCTCTTTTCACAGTTTCTCCGGGGAATTCACGGGTTCGAGGACCACGAGAACATACGCGATTATCTCGAAAGTCTCGGGGTGTACGAGGAGCGGGCATTCGAGGTCTGCTGCCGCACCTACGAAGACGTGAAACTCAGCCTGGTCGAGGCGTACCCGGGTGTTGAGGAGACGCTCCGGTGCCTCCGGGACGCCGGGATCGCTCTCGCGGTCGTGACCGACGCGGAGTCGTCCCAGGCACACCGGCGGCTCGAAAAGACCGGGCTCATCGATTACTTCGAGACCGTGGTGACCCCGGAGGTCTCGGGCCGGCGGAAACCGGAGCCCGACTCACTCGTCTACGCTCTCCGGCGGCTCGATGCGGCTCCGGCGCGGGCGATGATGGTGGGCGACAGTCTGGTCCGCGACATCGCTCCGGGGAGAGATCTCGGGATGGTGACCGCGTTCGCCGCCTACGGCGACTGGCGCGACGGCAGCGTGGCGGAGATAACGGCCGATATCGTTCTCGCAGAGTTCGGCGAACTCACCGACCACCTGGGCATTACGGGCCGATAG
- a CDS encoding ATP-grasp domain-containing protein codes for MKGRVLVAGFATRHVAQSARRAGYAVYAVDHFCDQDLRWYTEDCVSFDELDELPGKIAEFAIRHPVDALVVASGAEAVGTTIPLCGTPPAKVERFLDKLEIQRFFEELDVPVPPLAGDDCYPAMIKPRRGAGGWRNAVVRAEEELRRWEEAWPDVPYVAQALVDGIPSSVSCVADGRRARAIAVNRQILRGEGESAHGFAGSVTPFSHPLAGEMIAAAERISAASGCVGSIGIDFVAGEKTWAIEINPRFQATLDTVEMAIRKSVFAMHMNACRGVIPVTVPVPRQVAVRRILFAERDMRLEADLSDLAPRIADIPWPGTEFEEGHAVVSVYGCGKTEEEAYADFERNTAAVRKRIGR; via the coding sequence GTGAAGGGGCGGGTTCTGGTTGCGGGGTTCGCCACGCGGCATGTGGCGCAGTCGGCCCGCCGGGCAGGTTATGCGGTCTACGCCGTCGACCACTTCTGTGACCAGGATCTCCGCTGGTACACGGAAGACTGCGTCTCGTTCGACGAACTCGATGAACTCCCGGGAAAGATCGCCGAATTCGCCATCCGCCATCCGGTCGACGCGCTGGTCGTCGCTTCGGGCGCCGAGGCCGTCGGGACGACGATCCCGCTCTGCGGCACGCCGCCCGCGAAGGTGGAGCGGTTCCTCGACAAACTGGAGATCCAGCGGTTCTTCGAGGAACTGGACGTTCCGGTTCCGCCACTCGCCGGGGACGACTGTTACCCGGCGATGATCAAGCCGCGCCGGGGGGCGGGGGGATGGAGGAACGCGGTCGTGAGAGCGGAGGAGGAACTCCGCCGGTGGGAGGAGGCCTGGCCGGACGTCCCCTACGTCGCGCAGGCTCTCGTCGACGGGATTCCGTCGAGCGTCTCCTGCGTCGCGGACGGCCGGCGTGCGCGGGCGATCGCGGTCAACCGCCAGATCCTCCGGGGCGAGGGGGAGAGCGCACACGGGTTTGCCGGGTCGGTCACCCCGTTCTCCCATCCCCTTGCCGGGGAGATGATCGCGGCGGCGGAGCGGATCTCTGCCGCAAGCGGGTGCGTGGGCTCGATCGGGATCGATTTCGTCGCGGGTGAGAAAACCTGGGCGATCGAGATCAATCCCCGGTTCCAGGCCACCCTGGACACCGTCGAGATGGCGATCCGGAAGAGTGTCTTTGCCATGCATATGAACGCCTGCCGCGGGGTGATCCCGGTGACGGTGCCCGTCCCACGGCAGGTCGCAGTCCGGCGGATCCTCTTTGCCGAGCGGGATATGCGGCTTGAAGCCGACCTCTCAGACCTTGCGCCCCGCATCGCCGATATCCCCTGGCCCGGAACCGAGTTCGAGGAGGGGCACGCCGTCGTGAGCGTCTACGGCTGCGGCAAGACGGAAGAAGAGGCGTATGCCGACTTCGAGAGGAACACCGCGGCCGTCCGAAAGCGGATCGGGAGATGA
- a CDS encoding regulator of amino acid metabolism, contains ACT domain protein yields the protein MWADISRKFADSPSQGRVVRFLLENGFGINEEGRIVCNGIEIPATHIGRAIETDRRVVDATARRILDNPELREIFIRMRAAPDLTRVAEALGLSVITLYPKDAQQKGIVGAAVEVLVEHNLSIRQIFVTDPYLAEEPRLVMIVDEPRIPASVYEEMRALPQVNRLVI from the coding sequence ATGTGGGCTGACATCTCACGGAAGTTCGCCGATTCGCCGTCCCAGGGCAGGGTAGTCCGTTTTCTGCTGGAGAACGGGTTCGGCATCAACGAAGAAGGGCGCATCGTCTGCAACGGCATCGAGATCCCCGCGACGCACATCGGCAGGGCGATCGAGACCGACCGGAGAGTCGTCGATGCCACCGCCCGCCGCATCCTCGATAATCCCGAACTGCGCGAGATCTTCATCCGTATGCGCGCCGCCCCCGACCTCACCCGGGTCGCCGAGGCCCTCGGCCTCTCGGTCATCACCCTCTACCCGAAGGACGCGCAGCAAAAAGGGATCGTCGGCGCGGCGGTCGAAGTCCTCGTCGAGCACAACCTCTCCATCCGCCAGATCTTCGTCACCGACCCCTACCTCGCGGAGGAGCCCAGACTCGTGATGATCGTCGACGAACCGCGGATCCCGGCTTCGGTCTATGAAGAGATGCGGGCCCTTCCGCAGGTAAACCGGCTGGTTATCTGA
- a CDS encoding methanogenesis marker 8 protein has translation MSDHDEHIVEAAGRCRVVIRNGRVVEVGTPQIEDCPLARRFACPVPEMTPEAIKRNIEGRIRSFGMCTPKREVLAGPDFVIFGASELLSSAVRRGDLDAAVIASDGAGTLVATNPALIQGIGGRMSGLVKTSPIPEVVARIEENGGVVLAPATAAIDQAAGVALAAELGHRRIAVTTAVAAEAAAIREQFPGAVIVAVHTTGISREDAALMARSADLLTACASRHVREEAAKTALLQAGTSIPVFAMTAAGKAIILGKVAETDQQVIVHGARLPVPGSQSPSPLR, from the coding sequence ATGAGCGACCATGACGAGCATATCGTAGAGGCCGCCGGCAGATGCCGGGTCGTGATCCGGAACGGCCGGGTGGTCGAGGTCGGAACGCCGCAGATAGAGGACTGCCCGCTTGCGCGGCGGTTCGCCTGCCCTGTTCCGGAGATGACGCCGGAGGCGATCAAACGAAACATCGAGGGGCGTATCAGGTCGTTCGGGATGTGCACGCCAAAGCGCGAGGTTCTTGCCGGGCCGGACTTCGTCATCTTCGGGGCGTCGGAACTCCTGAGCAGCGCCGTCCGCCGGGGAGACCTCGACGCTGCGGTGATCGCCTCCGACGGGGCCGGGACGCTCGTTGCGACGAACCCCGCTCTCATCCAGGGGATCGGCGGCCGGATGTCGGGTCTCGTGAAGACAAGCCCGATCCCGGAGGTGGTCGCGCGGATCGAAGAGAACGGGGGCGTCGTCCTCGCTCCTGCAACCGCCGCGATTGACCAGGCCGCCGGCGTCGCCCTGGCGGCAGAACTCGGCCATCGCCGGATAGCCGTGACCACCGCCGTTGCCGCCGAGGCGGCGGCTATCCGGGAGCAGTTCCCCGGTGCCGTGATCGTCGCCGTTCACACGACCGGGATCTCGCGGGAGGACGCCGCCCTTATGGCCCGCTCGGCTGATCTCCTCACCGCCTGCGCCTCGCGGCACGTCCGGGAGGAAGCGGCGAAGACCGCGCTCCTCCAGGCGGGAACGTCGATCCCGGTCTTCGCGATGACGGCCGCGGGGAAAGCAATCATCCTCGGGAAGGTCGCGGAGACCGACCAGCAGGTCATCGTCCACGGAGCGCGCCTCCCGGTGCCGGGATCGCAGTCGCCCTCGCCGCTCCGCTGA
- a CDS encoding helix-turn-helix domain-containing protein — MTMEIRRARLRTPEDTWGLADPEQQRKTRQDAIDDGDLVEITRMGRDLGITFPLAVSARAAQSMVPFPNIPQETVTENLWDTLHAFRAKAHTTTEEEFEFQVSLYQNGLVPTLTFKAAVSPGDDGEPVITIMLPDENWETIGCGHHHNAGDAMLTVDDVASTLNFTPGRIREFIREERIPAVKCGGTWRIKRSELNRIMNEGF, encoded by the coding sequence ATGACCATGGAGATACGAAGAGCACGATTACGGACACCGGAAGACACCTGGGGGTTGGCCGACCCGGAACAGCAGAGGAAGACGCGCCAGGACGCCATCGACGACGGCGATCTGGTCGAGATCACCCGGATGGGAAGGGATCTGGGTATCACGTTCCCTCTTGCCGTCTCGGCACGGGCCGCACAGAGTATGGTTCCGTTCCCGAACATCCCGCAGGAGACCGTTACGGAGAACCTCTGGGACACCCTTCACGCGTTCCGGGCCAAAGCCCACACGACGACCGAGGAGGAGTTCGAGTTTCAGGTCAGCCTCTACCAGAACGGCCTTGTTCCCACCCTGACGTTCAAGGCTGCGGTCTCCCCCGGGGACGACGGCGAACCGGTCATCACCATCATGCTGCCGGACGAGAACTGGGAGACGATCGGGTGCGGCCACCACCACAACGCGGGCGACGCAATGCTCACCGTCGACGACGTTGCTTCGACCCTGAATTTCACTCCCGGCCGGATCCGGGAGTTCATCCGGGAGGAGCGGATTCCGGCGGTCAAGTGCGGGGGAACCTGGCGGATCAAGCGTTCGGAACTCAACCGGATCATGAACGAAGGATTCTGA
- a CDS encoding HEAT repeat domain-containing protein: MPAVESVLPIVCLPGLFGPNGSSLIRHWIKKDTEESESKGAPKPPVAGLSVETPPRRHAPADGRASVLERLENVPDALRRFDELVSPDKTVTVPSPAAPPADGPGGLAPPDEVDALSPTEPSAAEDFPDFSLLDDGMPGVPDDQPAPHPDSLSADELMQMLEFEDGDVDPSPGLAELELELDLSEEEPAAVTSPLPPICEAAGGDDERPIESLIDDLGSDDAGVRGRAVSAIAERGADAVEPLVRALALADDGRRWCVAEALALIGEDSISALIAALGDVTAQIGAAATLVRIGSPAVPPLIAALASDDGEVQFGARYALREIGAEVIPFLIEAIGAPERSIRRSAASVLRELGWKASDDAGAIRYLVADEAWLDVADYGETAVDPLIRILKSPDRGVWWNAARTLGEIGAAAVDPLVELLHEAGDEIRPLAAMALTEIGSPAVEPLIGLLSVPSLRRTAAAALAKIGEPATEACIRALDSADGEAQETLQEVLGALGEPAVPALIQSLTSGKSRIRSQVAKILGRMNWEPWSDSERAWYLVAREEWMELALMGSPAVEPLIRMLSGDDARIRCEAAATLGEIGDPAAVGALVDALADEAVAPVAADALVAIGKPAVAPVLELLEGGVGGARESAVEVLGRLGTPEAVPAIVELVRTGEDRLHRKAVDALIGIGAPAVDALIPLLGEESDGQAGAAAALTGIGAPALEPLAGALGGENSSIRMGAARVLEQLGWAPEARTAEEIVYLIALQRWPEIVDIGAPAVDHLVPRLGDLDPAVQAGAMEALVGLGAPAVPSLILLLGRKALRDPAVETLVAIGEPAVEPLIQVLEKTRLRKTAAGVLVRIGGSAAGALVPVLGNPGIGQTAAGILEAMGEEAFDLLVEALGNDDALIRQRAGDLLAGLGEAVAAPLVEALGHPDDAVRLGAIDVLTRLGSLVVDLLMQTLNDERYLVRLGAAEVLGRAGWEPRTESETVSYLIAKEQWASVAGIGPGAVGPLIRTLNDPDSAIQMGAARALGLIGAPAVARLIYELRIEQDGTQRKAVEALKMIGEPAVIPLIEALQDRDWQIRLGAARALVGIGDPAVEPLVRALRAAPPTIRMGAAATLGKIGNPAATEPLIDALLHDDHRLGRVVVRALGVMSEPAVRPLLRVLRDGNEAARKGAVAALVLIGEPAARLLPGALTDEHFRVRAGVADALDHLGWSPATGEETVVYLIAKERWGDLARVGAAAVEPLVRVLGDHDDSIRRRAAMILGEIGDPRAIPGLMSLLHDDYYSVRREVAAALVAIGAPAVDPVVSALGDPDGDVRKRAADVLAEIGDARAIAPLEGIFDDEDWYARKAAENAVERIRERPVIRPDHRA, translated from the coding sequence ATGCCGGCGGTTGAATCAGTATTGCCCATCGTTTGCCTGCCCGGGCTCTTCGGGCCGAACGGCTCTTCGCTTATCAGGCACTGGATAAAGAAGGATACCGAAGAGAGCGAAAGTAAGGGCGCCCCCAAACCCCCGGTTGCCGGTTTGTCCGTCGAGACCCCCCCGCGCAGGCATGCTCCGGCCGACGGTAGGGCGAGCGTCCTCGAGAGGCTTGAGAACGTCCCCGATGCTCTCCGGCGGTTCGACGAACTCGTCTCGCCGGACAAAACGGTTACCGTTCCTTCCCCGGCGGCGCCTCCTGCGGACGGCCCCGGGGGTCTTGCCCCCCCGGACGAAGTCGATGCTCTCTCCCCTACGGAGCCTTCTGCGGCAGAAGACTTCCCGGACTTTTCTCTCCTGGATGACGGCATGCCCGGCGTTCCGGACGACCAGCCTGCGCCGCACCCCGACTCCCTCAGCGCCGATGAACTCATGCAGATGCTGGAGTTCGAGGACGGAGATGTCGACCCCTCTCCCGGGCTTGCCGAACTCGAACTCGAACTCGATCTCTCAGAGGAAGAGCCGGCGGCCGTGACCTCCCCCCTCCCTCCCATCTGTGAGGCTGCGGGGGGAGACGATGAACGCCCGATAGAGTCGCTCATCGACGATCTCGGGAGTGACGATGCCGGAGTTCGCGGGCGTGCCGTCAGTGCCATCGCAGAGCGTGGAGCCGACGCCGTGGAACCGCTGGTTCGGGCCCTTGCCCTTGCGGACGACGGGCGGCGGTGGTGCGTCGCCGAGGCCCTCGCTCTGATCGGCGAGGACTCAATCTCTGCGTTGATTGCTGCGCTCGGGGACGTTACGGCGCAGATCGGGGCGGCAGCTACGCTCGTGCGCATCGGGTCTCCCGCTGTGCCGCCTCTCATCGCAGCGCTTGCCAGCGATGACGGCGAGGTGCAGTTCGGTGCCCGCTACGCGCTCCGGGAGATCGGCGCCGAAGTAATCCCCTTCCTCATCGAGGCCATCGGTGCGCCTGAGCGGAGCATCCGAAGGTCGGCGGCCTCCGTCCTCCGGGAACTCGGGTGGAAAGCCTCCGACGACGCCGGTGCGATACGCTACCTCGTCGCCGACGAAGCGTGGCTCGACGTTGCGGATTACGGTGAAACTGCGGTCGATCCCCTCATCCGCATCCTGAAGTCCCCCGACAGGGGGGTGTGGTGGAACGCCGCCCGGACTCTCGGGGAGATCGGCGCGGCCGCGGTCGATCCTCTGGTCGAACTTCTGCACGAGGCGGGCGATGAGATCCGCCCGCTGGCGGCCATGGCGCTCACGGAGATCGGTTCTCCTGCGGTCGAGCCGCTCATCGGGCTGCTCTCCGTCCCCTCCCTCCGCAGAACGGCGGCGGCGGCTCTGGCGAAGATCGGTGAACCGGCAACGGAGGCGTGCATCCGCGCCCTGGACTCCGCGGACGGGGAGGCGCAGGAGACGCTTCAGGAGGTTCTCGGTGCGCTCGGCGAGCCGGCGGTACCGGCCCTGATCCAGTCGCTGACGTCCGGGAAGTCCCGTATCCGGTCCCAGGTCGCTAAAATTCTCGGCAGGATGAACTGGGAGCCCTGGAGCGACTCTGAACGGGCCTGGTACCTGGTTGCCCGGGAGGAGTGGATGGAACTCGCCCTGATGGGCTCGCCGGCCGTTGAGCCGCTGATCCGGATGCTCAGCGGCGATGACGCCCGCATACGCTGCGAGGCTGCAGCGACGCTCGGCGAGATCGGCGATCCGGCGGCGGTAGGGGCGCTCGTGGATGCCCTCGCCGACGAGGCCGTCGCCCCGGTGGCGGCGGATGCGCTTGTTGCCATCGGGAAACCGGCCGTGGCGCCCGTCCTCGAACTGCTTGAAGGTGGGGTCGGGGGCGCCCGGGAGAGTGCCGTCGAGGTTCTGGGCCGACTCGGGACGCCGGAGGCGGTTCCGGCCATCGTCGAACTCGTCAGGACCGGTGAGGACCGCCTTCACCGGAAGGCCGTCGACGCCCTGATCGGGATCGGTGCGCCTGCGGTAGACGCCCTCATCCCTCTCCTCGGTGAGGAGAGCGACGGTCAGGCAGGGGCGGCGGCGGCGCTCACCGGGATCGGCGCTCCGGCGCTCGAACCGCTTGCCGGGGCACTCGGCGGCGAAAACTCGTCGATCCGCATGGGAGCCGCAAGAGTCCTTGAGCAGCTCGGGTGGGCTCCCGAAGCGCGGACGGCGGAGGAGATTGTCTACCTGATCGCGCTGCAGCGATGGCCGGAGATCGTGGATATCGGTGCTCCCGCCGTCGACCACCTGGTGCCGCGGCTCGGCGACCTTGATCCGGCGGTGCAGGCCGGAGCAATGGAGGCGCTGGTCGGCCTCGGGGCCCCTGCGGTTCCCTCCCTGATCCTCCTGCTCGGCAGGAAGGCGCTCCGCGATCCGGCGGTAGAGACGCTTGTTGCGATCGGCGAACCCGCGGTGGAACCGCTGATCCAGGTCCTGGAGAAGACCCGGCTCCGCAAGACGGCCGCCGGAGTGCTTGTCCGGATCGGGGGTTCTGCGGCCGGCGCGCTCGTCCCGGTTCTCGGAAATCCCGGGATTGGGCAGACCGCCGCCGGGATCCTCGAGGCGATGGGGGAGGAAGCCTTCGATCTCCTGGTCGAGGCGCTCGGGAACGACGACGCCCTGATCCGGCAGCGGGCGGGAGATCTGCTCGCCGGTCTTGGGGAAGCGGTTGCGGCCCCGCTCGTCGAGGCGCTGGGGCACCCCGACGATGCCGTCAGGCTCGGGGCGATCGACGTCCTCACCCGCCTCGGGAGCCTGGTCGTCGATCTGCTTATGCAGACGCTCAACGATGAACGCTACCTGGTGCGGCTGGGCGCGGCGGAGGTTCTCGGCAGGGCCGGGTGGGAACCGCGGACCGAGAGTGAGACCGTCAGCTACCTGATCGCGAAGGAACAGTGGGCTTCCGTCGCCGGGATCGGGCCCGGTGCGGTCGGACCGCTGATCCGGACGCTCAACGACCCGGACAGCGCAATCCAGATGGGTGCGGCGCGGGCGCTCGGGCTGATCGGGGCTCCCGCAGTCGCGAGGCTGATCTACGAGCTCCGCATCGAACAGGATGGCACGCAGAGAAAGGCGGTCGAGGCACTCAAGATGATCGGCGAACCGGCGGTCATTCCGCTCATCGAGGCTCTCCAGGACCGCGACTGGCAGATCCGCCTGGGTGCGGCGCGGGCGCTCGTCGGCATCGGCGATCCGGCCGTCGAACCACTGGTCCGGGCTCTCCGCGCCGCCCCCCCGACAATCCGGATGGGAGCGGCCGCGACGCTCGGCAAGATCGGGAACCCGGCGGCCACCGAGCCGCTGATCGATGCGCTCCTGCACGACGACCACCGCCTGGGGCGCGTCGTGGTGCGTGCGCTCGGGGTGATGAGCGAACCGGCGGTCAGGCCGCTCCTGCGGGTTCTCAGGGACGGAAACGAGGCGGCCCGGAAGGGTGCGGTGGCGGCGCTTGTGCTGATCGGCGAGCCCGCGGCACGCCTGCTCCCCGGTGCGCTCACCGACGAGCATTTCCGTGTCCGTGCCGGGGTCGCGGACGCCCTCGACCACCTGGGCTGGTCGCCTGCAACGGGGGAGGAGACGGTCGTCTACCTGATCGCGAAGGAGCGATGGGGCGATCTCGCCCGGGTGGGAGCGGCCGCGGTCGAACCGCTGGTGCGTGTGCTCGGCGACCACGACGACAGTATCCGGCGGCGGGCGGCGATGATTCTCGGCGAGATCGGCGACCCGCGCGCGATTCCGGGGCTCATGAGTCTCCTCCACGACGACTACTACAGCGTCCGGCGAGAGGTCGCAGCGGCGCTCGTCGCCATAGGGGCCCCGGCGGTGGATCCGGTCGTATCCGCGCTCGGCGACCCGGACGGCGATGTCCGGAAACGTGCGGCGGACGTGCTCGCCGAGATCGGGGATGCACGAGCGATTGCGCCCCTTGAAGGCATCTTCGACGACGAGGACTGGTACGCCCGGAAAGCCGCCGAGAATGCGGTGGAGCGGATCCGGGAGCGACCTGTCATACGACCTGACCATAGAGCATAA